The Streptomyces sp. NBC_00510 genomic interval CAGCACATGTGCGGTCAGCGCGTCACCTTCGCGAAAGCTCCCGGTCACCGTGCCCGGGAAGATCCGGTCGAGCTCGGCGGCGACGCCCCACGGGGTCTCGTCGCCGACGGCGATGTTGGCGACCGGGGTGAAGGCGGCGACGTACGGCGCCTCGGCGACCGGCAGGTACGCGTCGGTACGGGTCACGCGCAGGGCGCGGCGGGCCGCGACCAGGCCGATCCCGGGGTCCGGTGCCGCGCTCGCCGGCGCCGCGGAGCGCTCGGCGGCCCAGGCGGCCAGGCTCCGCACCCGTCCGGCGGCGTCGGCGAGCCGCTCCCGGGGCAGGTCGCCGTCGCGCACGGCGGCGACGATGGCGTCGCGCAGGGCGACCACCGTCTCCTCCTCGGCGAGGCCGCCGCCCACGCAGATGGCGTCGGCGCCGGCGGCGAGCGCCAGGACGGTGCCGCGCTCGATGCCGTACGCGTCGGCGATGGCGCGCATCTCGATGCCGTCGGTGACGATCAGGCCGTCGTAGCCCAGTTCGTCGCGGAGCAGTCCGGTGAGCACGGCGGGGCTGAGGGTGGCCGGGCGGTCCGGGTCGAGGGCGGGCACGAGGATGTGCGCGCTCATCACGGCCTTGCTGCCGGCGGCCAGGGCGGCCCGGAACGGGGCGAGTTCACGGGCGTGCAGGGTGTCCGGGTCGACGTCCACCCGCGGCAGGGCGTGGTGGGAGTCGACGGAGGTGTCGCCGTGACCGGGGAAGTGCTTGGTGCAGGCGGCGACCCCGGCGGACTGCAGGCCCTCGACGTACGCGCCGGTGTGCCGGGCGACCAGCAGCGGATCGGAGCCGAAGGAGCGCACGCCGATGACCGGGTTGCGGGGGTCGGAGTTGACGTCCGCGGACGGCGCCCAGTTGAGGTTGACCCCGCACTCGGCCAGCCGGCGGCCGAGTGCGGCGGCGACGTCGCGGGTCAGGGCGGTGTCGTCGACGGCGCCGAGGGCGAGGTTGCCGGGGAAGGAGGAACCGCTGCGGGCCTCCAGCCGGGTCACGTCACCGCCCTCCTCGTCGGCGGCGATCAGGACGTCGGGCCGTACCGCGCGCAGCTGCGCGGTGAGCGCGGCCAGTTGCCCGGGCGACTCGATGTTGCGGGCGAACAGGGCGACGGAGCCCAGTCCCTCGGCGAGCCTGCGCAGCAGCCACTCGGGTGCGGTGGTGCCGTGGAAGCCCGGCTGCAGGACGGTGAGGGCGTCGCGGACGAGGTCGCCCGAGTCCGCGGTGCCGTCGTGGATCTGGCTCAAGGTCTCGGTCATCCCTTCACCGCCCCGGCGGTCAGTCCGGCGGCGACCCTGCGCTGCACGATCAGGAAGAAGATCACCACGGGCACGCCCATCATGGTCGAACCGGCCATCATCGGCGCGTAGTCCGTGCCCCGCGAGGTGACGAAGTTGCCGAGCCACACCGTCGCCGTCTGGTGCTCCTGGCTCATGATGAGCATCGCGTACAGGTACTCGTTCCAGGCCTGGATCAGCGCGTAGATGGAGGTGGCGACGAGGCCCGGGGCGAGCAGCGGCAGGATGATCCGGAAGAACGCGCCCATGCGCGTGCAGCCGTCGACCATTGCCGACTCCTCCAGCTCCTTGGGGATGTTGACGATGAATCCGCGCAGCGTCCACACCGTGAAGGGGAGCACGAAGGTCAGGTACGTGATGACGAGCCCGGAGAGCTTGTCGATCTGGTCGATCTGGTTGAGCAGCAGGAAGACCGGGATGATCATCGCCACCAGCGGCACCATCTGCACGGCGAGGATCGCGACGATCACCGCCTTGCGGCCGCGGAAGACGAAGCGGGAGATGGCCAGCGCCGCCAGCAGCCCGATGACCAGGCCGAGGCCGACGGTGGAGCCGGAGACGATCAGGCTGCGGCCGACCGATCCCCAGAAGTCGCCGACGTCGAGGGCGTCGGAGAAGTTCTGGAAGGACAGGCTGGTCGGGAAGAGCTTGGGGTCGGGGTCGATGGCGTCCTTGGCGGGCTTGAACGCCGTGTTGAGCATCCAGTAGACCGGGAAGCCGGAGACCACCACGACCAGCAGGCCGAGCAGGTTGTAGACCGTCCGCCCCTTGCGCCGGGGCCGCCGGGCGGCGCGCGCCGCCGGAGCGGCGGCCGGCACCCTCTCGGCGGGAGCCGTGTCGAGCATGGCCGTCACTCCACCTCTCCGATCTTCAGCATCTGGCGCATGTAGACGGCCATCACCCCGAGGAGGAGCAGCACGGTGATGACGGCGATGGCCGCGCCCGCGTCGTAGTCGTTGGCGACGAAGGCCTGGTCGTAGGAGTAGGTGGTGAGGACCTGGTACGCGGGCTCGGGGTGGCCGTCGCGCATGAGGAAGACCTGCGGGAAGACGCCCATGTCCCAGATGACCGACAGCGTCGTCAGCATGACGATGATCGGCTTGAGCACCGGAAGCGTGACGTGCCGGAAGACCTTGACGGGCCCGGCGCCGTCCATGCGGGCGGCCTCCTCCAGTTCCTTGGGCACCTGGGTGAGGCCGGCGTGCAGGGTGATGGCGACGAAGGGAATGGCGCCCCACACCACCATGAGGGTGATGACCAGGAAGCCCTGCTTGGTGTCGGTGAACCAGTTGTGGCCGCTGAGGTCCACCCCGGGCAGCCGGCTGAGGAGCCAGTTGAGGACGCCGTAGTCGCTGTCGAACATCCACTTGAAGATGGTGATGGCGACGACCACGGGCATCGCCCAGCTCGCCACCAGCACGATGTTGATCAGCGCCTTGACCCAGGGCGAGACCCGCTGCATCAGCAGCGCCACCCCCATGCCGACGACGAGCGTGAGCAGCACCGCCGCGAGGGTGAAGAGCAGCGTGCGCAGGACGACGCCCCAGAAGACCGAGTCCCCCAGGACGTGGGTGTAGTTGGCGACTCCCTGCCAGTCGCCGGGCAGCCCCTGCCAGAGCTCGGCCTGCCCGTACTGCTTGAAGGAGAGGGTGACCAGCCGGACCAGCGGATAGCCGAGGACCAGCAGCAGGACGCCGATTGTCGGCGCGAGCAGCGTCCACGGGAGCGCGGCTCCGCCGAAGCGGCGTGGCCTGCGGCCCGGTCCCGCCGGCCGCGGGCGCGGCGCCTTGTCCAACGGTGTGTCAACGGCACTCATCATGTGCTCCTCGGCTACTCCAGTCCCTGGCGTCGCGCCGGGGCCGGCCGCCCTGGGGCGGCCGG includes:
- a CDS encoding glycoside hydrolase family 3 protein; protein product: MTETLSQIHDGTADSGDLVRDALTVLQPGFHGTTAPEWLLRRLAEGLGSVALFARNIESPGQLAALTAQLRAVRPDVLIAADEEGGDVTRLEARSGSSFPGNLALGAVDDTALTRDVAAALGRRLAECGVNLNWAPSADVNSDPRNPVIGVRSFGSDPLLVARHTGAYVEGLQSAGVAACTKHFPGHGDTSVDSHHALPRVDVDPDTLHARELAPFRAALAAGSKAVMSAHILVPALDPDRPATLSPAVLTGLLRDELGYDGLIVTDGIEMRAIADAYGIERGTVLALAAGADAICVGGGLAEEETVVALRDAIVAAVRDGDLPRERLADAAGRVRSLAAWAAERSAAPASAAPDPGIGLVAARRALRVTRTDAYLPVAEAPYVAAFTPVANIAVGDETPWGVAAELDRIFPGTVTGSFREGDALTAHVLRSAGTRRIVAVVRDVHRHPWMAEALGALLAARPDTVVVEMGVPQAAPSGALHIATHGAARVCGRAAAEVIAGKEAGD
- a CDS encoding sugar ABC transporter permease → MSAVDTPLDKAPRPRPAGPGRRPRRFGGAALPWTLLAPTIGVLLLVLGYPLVRLVTLSFKQYGQAELWQGLPGDWQGVANYTHVLGDSVFWGVVLRTLLFTLAAVLLTLVVGMGVALLMQRVSPWVKALINIVLVASWAMPVVVAITIFKWMFDSDYGVLNWLLSRLPGVDLSGHNWFTDTKQGFLVITLMVVWGAIPFVAITLHAGLTQVPKELEEAARMDGAGPVKVFRHVTLPVLKPIIVMLTTLSVIWDMGVFPQVFLMRDGHPEPAYQVLTTYSYDQAFVANDYDAGAAIAVITVLLLLGVMAVYMRQMLKIGEVE
- a CDS encoding carbohydrate ABC transporter permease encodes the protein MLDTAPAERVPAAAPAARAARRPRRKGRTVYNLLGLLVVVVSGFPVYWMLNTAFKPAKDAIDPDPKLFPTSLSFQNFSDALDVGDFWGSVGRSLIVSGSTVGLGLVIGLLAALAISRFVFRGRKAVIVAILAVQMVPLVAMIIPVFLLLNQIDQIDKLSGLVITYLTFVLPFTVWTLRGFIVNIPKELEESAMVDGCTRMGAFFRIILPLLAPGLVATSIYALIQAWNEYLYAMLIMSQEHQTATVWLGNFVTSRGTDYAPMMAGSTMMGVPVVIFFLIVQRRVAAGLTAGAVKG